The following are encoded in a window of Maridesulfovibrio ferrireducens genomic DNA:
- a CDS encoding XdhC family aldehyde oxidoreductase maturation factor — MKKLVHNIRLQLESGNDLILASIVESSGSTPRSSGSKMAVRRDGKIDGTIGGGLVEALVQRAAAKLFDIQNIAISFKEFDLSNTLAANADMICGGHVTVMMEHLHADKETTDIYIKFDDCLKLGQKVTILSLMDNEENSTTSIRILLTQNQAIPEVQGFSEKSVSELQAASLKKDSPIIQDNHNQRLIAESFTPQPSLFIFGAGHVSRPTAALATTVNFRTVILDDRIDFANIERFPEADEIEVLPDFNNAFANLEVTEDSYIIIVTRGHLHDKTVLAQALKTPACYVGMIGSSKKRNAIYDALLEEGVTQTSIDRCHCPIGLGIGAQTPEEIAVSIVAELIKKRAGD, encoded by the coding sequence ATGAAAAAACTCGTTCACAACATTCGTTTACAGTTGGAATCCGGCAATGATCTCATTCTTGCAAGCATTGTTGAAAGTTCAGGCTCCACGCCCCGTTCATCCGGCAGTAAAATGGCTGTCCGCCGTGACGGGAAAATTGACGGAACTATAGGCGGAGGGCTGGTGGAAGCCCTTGTTCAACGCGCAGCAGCAAAACTTTTTGATATCCAGAACATCGCTATTTCTTTTAAAGAATTTGACCTCTCAAATACACTTGCCGCGAACGCCGACATGATTTGCGGAGGACATGTCACCGTTATGATGGAACATCTCCATGCGGATAAAGAAACAACGGACATATACATTAAATTTGATGACTGCCTTAAGCTCGGACAAAAGGTTACCATTCTTTCACTCATGGACAACGAAGAAAACTCCACAACTTCAATTAGAATTTTACTAACCCAAAATCAGGCAATCCCTGAAGTTCAAGGGTTCTCCGAAAAAAGTGTTTCTGAACTGCAAGCTGCATCCCTGAAAAAAGACTCCCCCATCATTCAGGACAATCACAATCAACGCCTTATTGCAGAAAGTTTTACTCCACAGCCAAGTCTGTTTATTTTCGGAGCCGGGCATGTTTCCCGCCCAACCGCAGCATTGGCAACTACTGTAAATTTTAGAACCGTCATTCTTGATGACCGCATCGACTTTGCTAATATTGAACGCTTTCCTGAAGCGGACGAAATTGAGGTGCTTCCTGACTTTAACAACGCATTTGCAAATCTGGAAGTAACCGAAGATTCATATATTATTATTGTTACACGCGGACATCTACACGATAAAACAGTGCTGGCACAGGCTCTGAAAACTCCTGCCTGCTACGTAGGAATGATCGGCAGTTCCAAAAAACGCAATGCCATTTACGACGCTCTGCTTGAGGAAGGAGTCACACAAACAAGCATAGATCGCTGCCATTGCCCCATCGGCCTTGGTATCGGAGCACAGACTCCTGAAGAAATAGCTGTCAGCATTGTTGCAGAACTGATCAAAAAACGAGCCGGGGATTGA
- a CDS encoding DVU_1551 family NTP transferase, which translates to MKIYGLVLAAGLSSRMGKLKATLPLDEGTVLSNCIRSLLDGGVADVFVVTGHKAEEVESEVHKLGMHTVYNPDYENGMFSSVIAGVKALPDDVSAFLVLPVDIPLVRSSTVRALTFEFKDSPADIIYPAFKNERGHPPLISAKLIPEILLHDGTGGLRKVLERHDSGARNKNMPDLGILHDLDTPEDYTTALKFSRNKRFPLPEECESLWELAETPQTTQEHCKAVAKAACTMAKALNSARREGPLLDMDIVQSAALMHDVAKIRRNHEAKGGTLLAGYGFTGISDIVASHRDTKIDPTSPLTEKEIVFLADKLFEGSTLVTIKERYGKRISKWANDPDALKAIHGRLERAENLLTRYENEAGIKTSELLTSPAHSPLNSATFMQENNIKAQL; encoded by the coding sequence ATGAAAATTTATGGGCTGGTTCTTGCCGCCGGGCTTTCCTCCCGTATGGGAAAGCTCAAGGCTACACTACCTCTGGATGAAGGAACTGTACTCTCAAACTGCATCCGTTCCTTGCTTGACGGAGGAGTTGCCGATGTATTTGTAGTTACAGGACACAAAGCAGAGGAAGTTGAATCCGAAGTTCATAAACTCGGAATGCACACAGTATATAATCCGGATTATGAAAACGGTATGTTTTCTTCTGTCATTGCAGGGGTAAAGGCTCTACCCGATGATGTTTCAGCCTTTTTGGTCTTGCCGGTAGACATCCCGCTCGTACGTTCCTCAACAGTGCGAGCTTTAACCTTCGAGTTTAAAGATTCTCCGGCTGATATTATTTACCCTGCATTTAAAAACGAAAGAGGACACCCTCCGCTCATAAGTGCAAAACTTATCCCTGAAATTCTCCTCCATGACGGGACTGGAGGTCTTCGCAAAGTACTCGAAAGACATGACTCAGGAGCCAGAAACAAAAACATGCCTGATCTCGGGATTCTGCATGATCTGGATACACCGGAAGATTACACGACTGCTCTCAAATTTTCCCGAAACAAGCGGTTCCCTCTCCCCGAAGAATGTGAATCTCTCTGGGAGCTGGCCGAAACGCCGCAAACCACACAGGAGCACTGTAAAGCTGTTGCTAAAGCAGCCTGCACTATGGCTAAAGCTCTTAATTCTGCCCGTAGAGAAGGTCCGTTATTAGATATGGATATAGTGCAAAGCGCAGCGCTGATGCACGACGTTGCGAAAATTCGCAGAAATCATGAAGCGAAGGGGGGCACTCTTCTGGCCGGATACGGATTTACAGGAATCTCGGACATTGTCGCCTCACATCGTGATACCAAAATAGATCCGACCTCTCCGTTGACGGAAAAAGAAATAGTATTTCTGGCGGACAAGCTTTTCGAAGGAAGCACATTGGTAACTATTAAGGAACGATATGGGAAAAGAATCAGCAAATGGGCAAATGACCCCGATGCGCTCAAAGCTATCCATGGCCGCCTTGAACGAGCAGAAAATTTATTGACTCGATATGAAAATGAAGCAGGAATTAAAACATCTGAACTTCTGACAAGTCCCGCTCACAGCCCTTTAAACTCTGCGACCTTTATGCAAGAAAACAACATCAAGGCGCAATTATGA
- a CDS encoding histidine phosphatase family protein has product MIILVRHGEAEKAEGRAIGQTDLPLSENGRKQATLLAEYLSNVPFEHLYTSPLLRTRETAAKIEKTCTPKAVLCPEFAEINLGDWDGISFKQIKNEFPNEYIKRGQDLANYRPPNGESFTDLKKRVQSGLKKIIDLDSPVVIVTHAGVIRIMLHIALEFPLNNIFKISPLHCNITVLKINPAGLTLENFNIPPDRTPRPA; this is encoded by the coding sequence ATGATTATACTCGTCCGTCATGGTGAAGCTGAAAAAGCTGAGGGACGCGCCATCGGACAAACGGATCTTCCGCTTTCAGAAAATGGACGCAAGCAAGCGACTCTTCTAGCTGAATATCTAAGTAATGTGCCGTTTGAACATCTCTATACAAGTCCTCTTCTGCGAACACGCGAAACAGCTGCAAAAATCGAAAAGACCTGCACTCCAAAGGCTGTCCTCTGTCCTGAATTTGCTGAAATAAATCTCGGAGACTGGGACGGAATCAGTTTTAAACAAATTAAAAATGAATTTCCAAATGAGTATATTAAACGCGGACAGGATCTTGCAAACTATCGCCCCCCTAATGGGGAAAGTTTTACTGATCTTAAAAAACGGGTTCAAAGCGGCCTTAAAAAAATCATCGACCTTGACAGTCCGGTCGTTATCGTTACTCATGCCGGAGTGATTCGGATCATGCTCCATATCGCATTAGAATTTCCTCTAAACAATATTTTTAAGATATCTCCCCTCCATTGTAACATCACTGTTTTGAAAATAAATCCCGCCGGATTAACGCTTGAAAACTTCAATATCCCCCCGGATAGAACTCCGCGTCCAGCTTGA
- a CDS encoding iron-containing alcohol dehydrogenase gives MQITKFAIPEIIFGNGSIKYLASCAQRLGAKRVLLVSDKGLEASGWVQKILNILKEANMECAYFNDLTANPRDCQVHQGAKMYLEHKADVIIGLGGGSPIDAAKGIATIVSNGGKISDYEGANRISRPLPPMIFIPTTAGSGSDVSQYAIITDKERQVKMAIISRSLVPNISIIDPDLLVTKSRKLILASAIDALAHAIESYVSRLASPFTESQALNAIKLIAENLNPAANNKDPEALRNLAIASTAAGMSFSNAGLGVGHALAHSLGGRYDVMHGMTLPILLPAVIRFNIPSCRNKMAVIARTINDAHIYSTEIEAEQVCDTLQQMFEELDIPMRLRDLLPDDSHMEDICHMAVQDACAVPNPRKADWRDLLGICIEAW, from the coding sequence GTGCAGATAACTAAATTCGCCATACCGGAGATAATATTCGGCAACGGCAGTATCAAGTACCTTGCTTCATGTGCGCAACGCTTAGGTGCAAAAAGGGTTTTACTGGTCAGTGATAAAGGGCTTGAAGCTTCGGGCTGGGTTCAAAAAATCCTGAATATTCTCAAAGAAGCAAATATGGAATGTGCCTATTTTAATGACCTTACCGCCAACCCCCGGGACTGTCAGGTCCATCAGGGTGCAAAAATGTATCTGGAGCACAAGGCCGATGTAATTATCGGACTTGGCGGTGGAAGCCCCATCGACGCCGCAAAAGGTATTGCCACCATAGTCAGCAATGGCGGTAAAATCAGCGATTATGAAGGTGCAAACCGCATAAGCCGTCCTCTGCCGCCCATGATTTTTATCCCGACCACTGCCGGAAGCGGATCAGATGTTTCACAGTACGCAATTATCACAGACAAAGAACGACAAGTAAAAATGGCCATCATCAGCCGTTCTCTGGTACCCAATATTTCAATCATCGACCCGGACCTGCTCGTTACAAAATCACGTAAATTAATTCTAGCCTCAGCTATTGACGCACTTGCCCACGCCATTGAGTCATATGTTTCGAGACTTGCTTCCCCCTTTACTGAATCCCAAGCCTTAAATGCTATTAAGCTGATTGCAGAAAACCTCAACCCTGCGGCAAATAACAAAGACCCTGAAGCTCTGAGAAATCTGGCTATAGCAAGCACCGCGGCGGGTATGTCCTTCAGTAATGCAGGACTTGGCGTAGGGCATGCTTTGGCACACTCACTTGGCGGACGCTATGATGTTATGCACGGCATGACTCTGCCTATACTGCTTCCGGCTGTAATACGCTTCAACATACCCAGCTGTAGAAATAAAATGGCTGTAATTGCCCGTACGATTAACGACGCACATATCTACTCTACTGAGATAGAGGCTGAGCAGGTATGCGACACATTACAACAGATGTTTGAAGAACTGGACATCCCCATGCGACTGCGCGACCTCCTTCCTGATGACTCTCATATGGAAGACATATGTCATATGGCTGTTCAGGATGCCTGCGCTGTTCCCAACCCTAGAAAAGCCGACTGGCGCGATCTTCTCGGCATCTGCATCGAGGCGTGGTAA
- a CDS encoding two-component system sensor histidine kinase NtrB, with protein MSKNTSLLDLIGIEHNKLNFFQELQNNIQELTTLNLQSEDQRREIAAILDGITDVMMVLSEKLEIISVNHVFEQLFPGINPIGKTCYSLFRNVDHPCSECPAFRALSTNSVCKETAIFRIDNKNMQFDMVASPLKNPDLTENRILIFKRDVTLEKEYQAKFYQAEKMATIGVLAAGVAHEINNPMAAVAGFAEGIQRRLARLDDSVPEELAEDLNDYTNTILKECLRCQDIVKTLLSFSRPIAADFLPVDFNQVAKDTLRLLDHQFRKRKNIHLIIELTSPLSHIYGDEAQLKQVILNLMTNAIDAVGESGEIHVKTFTENNQVGLKVSDSGCGIPPENKDMLFEPFFTTKSVGHGIGIGLSTCYNIVSEHKGEIIVDSSPGKGSCFTVLLPIQ; from the coding sequence ATGAGCAAGAACACTTCACTTCTCGACCTCATAGGAATCGAGCATAATAAGCTTAATTTCTTTCAGGAATTGCAAAATAATATTCAGGAACTCACGACTCTGAATCTTCAATCAGAAGACCAGCGGCGCGAAATTGCAGCCATTCTTGACGGCATAACAGACGTAATGATGGTTCTTTCTGAAAAATTGGAAATCATCTCGGTCAACCATGTTTTTGAACAGCTTTTTCCCGGCATCAATCCTATAGGTAAAACATGCTACAGCCTGTTTAGAAATGTCGATCATCCGTGTTCTGAATGTCCGGCTTTCCGGGCTCTTTCCACCAACTCTGTGTGTAAAGAAACAGCCATATTCCGTATCGACAACAAAAACATGCAGTTTGACATGGTAGCCTCGCCGCTAAAAAACCCTGATCTTACTGAAAACCGCATTCTCATTTTCAAACGCGATGTAACTTTAGAAAAAGAGTATCAAGCAAAATTTTATCAAGCAGAAAAAATGGCGACTATCGGTGTGCTGGCCGCAGGGGTTGCTCACGAAATAAACAACCCTATGGCCGCTGTAGCCGGATTTGCCGAAGGAATTCAGCGTAGACTGGCTAGACTGGATGACTCAGTACCGGAAGAGTTGGCAGAAGATCTTAACGACTACACAAACACTATTTTAAAAGAATGCCTGCGCTGTCAGGATATCGTAAAAACGCTGCTTTCCTTCAGCCGTCCCATTGCCGCAGATTTTCTTCCCGTTGACTTCAATCAAGTGGCAAAAGACACGTTAAGATTACTGGATCATCAATTTCGCAAAAGAAAAAACATCCACTTGATAATAGAATTGACCTCCCCTTTATCTCATATATATGGAGACGAAGCTCAACTTAAGCAGGTCATACTGAATCTCATGACCAACGCTATTGATGCGGTAGGCGAATCCGGCGAGATCCATGTTAAAACCTTTACAGAGAATAACCAAGTAGGACTGAAAGTCAGCGACTCAGGGTGCGGCATTCCTCCGGAAAATAAAGATATGCTTTTCGAACCGTTTTTTACGACTAAATCCGTCGGACACGGAATAGGCATAGGGTTATCTACCTGCTACAATATCGTTAGTGAACACAAAGGTGAAATCATCGTGGACAGCAGCCCCGGCAAAGGGTCCTGCTTCACAGTACTCCTTCCAATTCAGTGA
- a CDS encoding sigma-54-dependent transcriptional regulator, producing MPESYKILVIDDEESILKLLSKELASPERILHTANCAEAAREQIRKNRYDVIISDIRLPDGNGLELLTEFKDIEPDGEVILITGHGNIDNAVEAIRIGAYDYITKPFRLDRVELVVERAWQRVCLQRENRSYKHSQNDTASTQLIGKASSIKHIHHLISKVAPTEVPVLITGDSGAGKDVVARSIHTASRRSGKPLIVKNCATLQKELARSELFGHARGSFTGATDNSDGLMTFAHTGTLFLDEIGELPMEVQASLLRVLESHTFRRVGEKDERTVDIRFLFATNRNLTQEVEAGRFHEALFHRINVFNINLPPLKDRREDVPLLVDFFLRKLGQQMGQGEYTVSERAMQCMLSYYWPGNVRELRNVLERSIILSDNYVITCNCLPREIADQPERDSETGILSLERMEREHIIKAIDFFSGNKLKAAEALGIGRKTLYRKIDKYNL from the coding sequence ATGCCGGAATCATATAAAATTCTTGTTATAGATGACGAAGAATCCATACTGAAACTACTTAGTAAGGAGCTGGCAAGCCCTGAACGGATTCTCCATACTGCAAACTGCGCTGAAGCCGCCAGAGAGCAGATACGAAAAAACCGCTACGACGTAATCATTTCTGATATAAGACTACCTGACGGAAACGGGCTTGAACTTCTTACCGAATTCAAGGACATCGAGCCGGATGGAGAAGTCATCCTCATCACCGGGCATGGCAACATTGATAACGCAGTGGAAGCAATCCGCATAGGCGCATACGATTACATAACCAAGCCTTTCAGACTCGATAGAGTGGAACTGGTAGTTGAACGGGCATGGCAAAGAGTCTGCCTGCAACGAGAAAACCGCAGCTATAAACATTCTCAAAACGATACAGCCAGCACACAGCTTATCGGCAAAGCCAGTTCGATAAAACATATTCACCATCTAATCAGCAAAGTAGCTCCAACGGAAGTTCCTGTCCTTATCACTGGAGATTCAGGGGCGGGTAAAGACGTTGTTGCACGCAGTATTCATACGGCAAGCAGGCGTTCCGGCAAACCTCTCATAGTAAAGAACTGCGCAACTCTGCAAAAAGAACTCGCACGCAGTGAACTTTTCGGACATGCACGCGGTTCATTTACCGGAGCCACGGATAACAGTGACGGGCTTATGACCTTTGCCCATACCGGGACTCTTTTTCTGGATGAAATAGGTGAACTGCCGATGGAAGTGCAAGCTTCCCTACTGCGCGTGCTGGAATCACATACTTTCCGCAGAGTCGGAGAAAAAGACGAACGCACAGTGGATATACGCTTTCTTTTCGCCACGAACCGTAACCTTACGCAGGAAGTTGAAGCCGGAAGATTTCATGAAGCTCTCTTTCATCGCATCAATGTATTCAATATTAATCTGCCGCCCCTTAAAGACAGGCGGGAAGATGTGCCACTGCTCGTAGATTTTTTCCTTAGAAAACTTGGTCAGCAAATGGGGCAAGGTGAATACACTGTGAGCGAACGGGCCATGCAGTGCATGCTTTCCTACTATTGGCCGGGCAATGTCCGCGAACTCAGAAACGTTCTTGAACGAAGTATTATCCTGTCCGATAATTACGTGATTACCTGCAACTGCCTTCCCCGCGAAATTGCAGATCAACCGGAAAGGGATAGCGAAACAGGAATACTCTCATTAGAACGCATGGAGCGGGAACATATTATCAAAGCTATTGATTTCTTTAGCGGTAACAAACTTAAGGCTGCCGAAGCTTTGGGAATCGGACGTAAAACTCTGTACCGCAAAATTGATAAGTATAATCTTTAG
- a CDS encoding iron-containing alcohol dehydrogenase, protein MAVREEVYGFFIPSVTLIGIGAHKEIPARIRSLGGKKPLLVTDKGITAIGMTKQIADILKAEGMECVVYDETIPNPTDKNVADGVKVYKDNKCDSLITLGGGSSHDCGKGVGLVVANGGTIHDYEGVDKSTKAMPPYIAVNTTAGTASEMTRFCIITDTSRKVKMAIVDWRVTPGIALDDPLLMMGMPPALTAATGMDALTHSIEAYVSTIATPITDACAEKSIRLISQFLRRAVANGQDIEAREGMCYAQYMGGMAFNNASLGHVHAMAHQLGGFYDLPHGECNAILLPYVEEYNLISNVDRFCDMAEWLGANITGLSKRDGADACLAAIRKLSSDVGIPSGLIALGERYGKKVSEKDIPTMTANAQKDACGLTNPRCMTDAAVAAIYKAAL, encoded by the coding sequence ATGGCAGTACGTGAAGAAGTATACGGTTTCTTTATTCCTAGTGTAACCCTCATCGGTATCGGCGCACACAAGGAAATTCCAGCCCGCATTCGTTCTCTTGGAGGCAAGAAGCCTCTACTGGTTACCGACAAAGGAATCACTGCAATAGGTATGACCAAACAGATTGCAGACATCTTGAAAGCTGAAGGCATGGAATGCGTTGTTTATGATGAAACTATCCCAAACCCAACCGATAAAAACGTTGCTGACGGTGTAAAGGTATACAAAGACAATAAGTGTGATTCACTTATCACCCTCGGCGGCGGAAGCTCACATGACTGTGGTAAAGGTGTAGGCCTTGTTGTTGCGAACGGCGGCACAATTCACGACTACGAAGGCGTGGACAAATCAACAAAGGCAATGCCTCCTTACATCGCAGTTAACACAACTGCTGGTACCGCTTCAGAAATGACCCGTTTTTGCATCATCACCGACACATCCCGCAAAGTAAAAATGGCAATCGTTGACTGGCGCGTAACTCCAGGTATTGCTCTTGATGATCCATTACTCATGATGGGTATGCCACCAGCCCTTACCGCTGCTACCGGTATGGATGCTCTTACTCATTCCATTGAAGCATATGTTTCTACTATTGCTACCCCGATCACAGATGCTTGTGCTGAAAAATCTATCAGACTCATTTCCCAATTCCTGCGCCGCGCAGTAGCTAACGGTCAGGACATCGAAGCCCGCGAAGGCATGTGTTACGCACAGTACATGGGTGGTATGGCATTCAACAACGCCAGCCTCGGTCATGTTCATGCTATGGCTCATCAGCTTGGCGGATTCTACGACCTGCCTCATGGCGAATGTAATGCTATCCTTCTTCCTTATGTTGAAGAGTACAACCTGATCTCTAACGTCGACCGTTTCTGCGACATGGCAGAATGGCTCGGAGCAAATATCACAGGACTCTCCAAGCGTGATGGAGCAGACGCTTGTCTTGCCGCAATCCGTAAACTCTCAAGCGATGTAGGCATTCCTTCCGGCTTGATTGCTCTCGGCGAACGTTACGGCAAGAAAGTATCTGAAAAAGACATCCCGACTATGACAGCTAACGCACAGAAAGATGCTTGTGGTCTTACTAACCCACGTTGCATGACAGACGCAGCAGTTGCAGCCATTTATAAAGCAGCACTTTAA
- a CDS encoding ATP-grasp domain-containing protein: MFILEKPYVSDLLKNTLTELKAKVLENETARAAMQDYPLSLVNEQDFINFYKANPDQPVYSNSENAINWIDNNLTSSDLSQKIRLFKDKAAFRDLVKDLYPDFFYKTVPFEELDSINPKDLPIPCVIKPSVGFFSLGVHMVESIQGWHDAVSAIKEEIEHIKTMYPAKVLELDMFIIEQCIEGEEFAVDAYFDKEGKPVILDILGHLFASSDDVSDRVYITSTDIIQKWHDKFEGLLTEIGKRAGLKNFPLHIEIRGDEKGNLGVIEVNPMRFAGWCVTDLAYFAYGINPYKYFMEGLTPDWDDIFEKNKDKVCAMAIGEIDSSVDRSKIKGVNYESFNSYFTKPLELRKIDYKEFPIFAFMFAEFEKDNMAELKKFLHADLSEYLIFE, translated from the coding sequence ATGTTTATTTTAGAAAAACCATATGTCTCTGATTTACTTAAAAACACCCTGACCGAACTGAAAGCAAAAGTTCTGGAAAATGAAACAGCTCGCGCGGCAATGCAGGATTACCCTCTTTCGCTTGTGAACGAGCAGGATTTCATCAACTTTTATAAGGCAAACCCTGATCAGCCTGTCTATTCCAATTCTGAAAACGCTATCAACTGGATCGACAACAATTTAACTTCCAGTGATCTGTCACAAAAAATTCGCTTATTTAAAGACAAAGCCGCCTTTCGTGATCTCGTAAAAGATTTATATCCCGACTTTTTTTATAAAACAGTTCCATTCGAAGAACTTGATTCAATAAATCCCAAAGACCTGCCTATCCCCTGCGTAATCAAGCCGAGCGTTGGATTTTTCAGCCTTGGTGTGCACATGGTAGAATCAATTCAAGGCTGGCATGACGCCGTTTCCGCAATCAAAGAAGAAATTGAACACATCAAGACCATGTATCCCGCCAAAGTTCTTGAGCTGGATATGTTTATCATTGAGCAGTGTATCGAAGGCGAAGAGTTTGCAGTTGATGCATATTTCGACAAGGAAGGAAAACCCGTAATTCTCGACATTCTGGGACATCTTTTCGCATCAAGCGATGACGTAAGCGACAGAGTCTATATAACTTCCACTGATATCATCCAAAAGTGGCATGACAAGTTTGAAGGGCTGCTGACTGAAATAGGAAAACGCGCCGGACTCAAAAATTTCCCGCTCCATATTGAAATCAGAGGCGATGAAAAAGGTAATCTGGGAGTAATTGAAGTTAACCCCATGCGCTTTGCTGGCTGGTGCGTAACGGATCTTGCCTACTTCGCATACGGAATCAACCCGTATAAATATTTCATGGAAGGACTCACCCCGGATTGGGATGATATATTTGAAAAGAATAAAGACAAAGTCTGCGCCATGGCAATTGGTGAAATAGACTCAAGCGTTGACCGTTCAAAAATCAAAGGTGTGAACTACGAATCATTCAATTCATACTTCACTAAACCACTTGAATTACGAAAGATTGATTATAAAGAGTTCCCTATTTTCGCATTCATGTTCGCAGAATTTGAAAAGGACAATATGGCAGAACTTAAAAAATTCCTTCATGCTGATTTAAGTGAGTATTTGATTTTTGAGTAG
- a CDS encoding SulP family inorganic anion transporter: MDSSLRSRFRFLIPASVNYFKSGYSLQSFRCDFAAGITVGIVALPLAMAFAIASGAPPEKGIITAIVAGFVISALGGTRFQIGGPTGAFVVIIAGVIARQGYEGMIVATLMAGFLLILMGVFGLGKLLQYIPYPVTTGFTSGIGLLIFTSQIKDFLGLKIEQLPSDFVERIQVCAQNISTTDSTTLTLGVVTLLLMLLVRRYIPKIPAPFVGIFVATAVTWIFGLEIETIGTRFGGIPSTLPAFVPFWHFSGKIQSLLPDALTIAILAGIESLLSATVADGMSGDRHNSSTELVAQGLANMGSALFGGIPATGAIARTATNIRAGAYSPMAGIIHALTLILFIAACAPLASHIPLASLAGVLMLVAWDMSDPHRMRRLFFAPKSDSVVMLIAFGLTVFVDLTVAVEVGVVLAALLFMKRMSEISDIHSLDTGLPREERFSRKDGREKVVVYEISGPFFFGMAQRFIDVMRFTRKKPEVIVLCMRLVPVIDATGIEALETVIRQTQAQGIKILLSGVHSNIRKIMERLGTDKLVGPENIFPDFPTAIAQTVLHISPPKKA, from the coding sequence ATGGACTCATCTTTACGGTCCCGATTTCGTTTTCTCATTCCAGCCAGTGTGAATTATTTTAAGTCTGGATATTCTCTTCAATCATTTCGATGCGATTTTGCAGCAGGAATAACTGTTGGCATCGTGGCTTTGCCATTGGCAATGGCGTTTGCAATTGCTTCAGGAGCACCTCCAGAGAAAGGAATCATAACAGCTATTGTCGCAGGATTCGTTATTTCCGCATTGGGAGGCACCCGTTTTCAAATCGGTGGTCCTACTGGCGCCTTTGTTGTTATCATTGCGGGGGTTATAGCTCGTCAAGGTTACGAAGGAATGATTGTTGCGACATTAATGGCTGGCTTCTTACTGATATTAATGGGCGTATTCGGTTTAGGTAAATTATTACAATATATTCCATATCCCGTAACAACTGGATTTACCTCAGGGATAGGGCTGCTCATATTTACTTCTCAAATCAAAGATTTTTTGGGACTCAAAATTGAGCAGTTACCTTCGGATTTTGTTGAACGTATTCAAGTGTGTGCCCAGAATATTTCAACAACAGATAGCACAACTCTCACCCTTGGGGTCGTTACCCTCCTATTAATGCTACTTGTCCGGCGATACATTCCGAAAATTCCGGCACCTTTTGTCGGTATATTTGTAGCTACGGCTGTAACGTGGATTTTTGGACTTGAAATTGAAACAATCGGGACGCGATTTGGCGGGATTCCTTCAACATTGCCTGCGTTTGTTCCTTTTTGGCATTTTAGTGGAAAGATTCAAAGTTTATTGCCTGATGCTCTCACGATTGCGATACTTGCGGGTATTGAATCATTACTCAGTGCGACTGTTGCTGACGGAATGAGTGGAGATCGTCACAATTCTTCCACAGAACTTGTGGCCCAAGGATTGGCTAATATGGGGTCTGCGCTCTTTGGGGGTATTCCTGCAACCGGCGCAATTGCCAGAACTGCTACAAACATTCGGGCCGGGGCTTATTCCCCTATGGCCGGGATTATCCATGCGTTAACATTAATTTTATTTATTGCGGCCTGTGCACCGCTGGCCTCGCACATCCCGCTGGCCAGTCTTGCTGGCGTTCTCATGCTCGTAGCATGGGATATGAGTGACCCTCATCGTATGCGCCGTTTGTTCTTTGCTCCAAAGTCTGACTCTGTGGTTATGCTGATAGCCTTCGGACTTACTGTTTTTGTAGACCTGACAGTTGCCGTTGAGGTTGGAGTTGTACTTGCAGCCTTATTGTTTATGAAGCGGATGAGTGAAATTTCAGACATACACAGTTTGGATACAGGATTGCCTAGAGAGGAGAGGTTCAGCAGGAAGGATGGTCGTGAGAAAGTTGTTGTTTATGAAATTTCAGGGCCATTCTTTTTCGGAATGGCTCAACGTTTTATCGACGTTATGAGATTTACTCGAAAGAAACCTGAGGTTATCGTTCTTTGTATGCGCTTAGTACCGGTCATAGATGCTACAGGCATTGAAGCTTTGGAAACAGTAATTCGTCAGACGCAGGCTCAGGGGATCAAGATTTTACTTTCAGGAGTCCATTCCAACATACGTAAAATTATGGAGCGGCTCGGCACTGATAAGCTCGTTGGGCCAGAAAATATCTTCCCTGATTTTCCAACAGCTATAGCACAGACAGTATTACATATCTCTCCTCCTAAAAAAGCTTAA